The following coding sequences are from one Loxodonta africana isolate mLoxAfr1 chromosome 18, mLoxAfr1.hap2, whole genome shotgun sequence window:
- the EXOC7 gene encoding exocyst complex component 7 isoform X2, whose product MIPPQEASARRREIEDKLKQEEETLSFIRDSLEKSDQLTKNMVSILSSFESRLMKLENSIIPVHKQTENLQRLQENVEKTLSCLDHVISYYHVASDTERIIREGPTGRLEEYLGSMAKIQKAVEYFQDNNPDSPELNKVKLLFERGKESLESEFRSLMTRHSKVVSPVLILDLISGEDELEVQEEVPLEHLPEGVLQDVIRISRWLVEYGRNQDFMNVYYQIRSSQLDRSIKGLKEHFRKSSSSSGVPYSPAIPNKRKDTPTKKPIKRPGTIRKAQNLLKQYSQHGLDGKKGGSNLIPLEGHEHDFRVKHLSEALNDKHGPLAGRDDILDVETDAYIHCVSAFVRLAQSEYQLLTDIIPEHHQKKTFDSLIQDALDGLMLEGENIVSAARKAIIRHDYSAVLTVFPILRHLKQTKPEFDQVLQGTAASTKNKLPSLITSMETTGAKALEDFADNIKNDPDKEYNMPKDGTVHELTSNAILFLQQLLDFQETAGAMLASQETSSSATSYSSEFSKRLLSTYICKVLGNLQLNLLSKSKVYEDPALSAIFLHNNYHYILKSLEKSELIQLVAVTQKTAERSYREHIEQQIQTYQRSWLKVTDYITEKNLPVFQPGVKLRDKERQVIKERFKGFNDGLEELCKIQKAWAIPDTEQRDKIRQAQKNIVKETYGAFLHRYGSVPFTKNPEKYIKYRVEQVGDMIDRLFDTSA is encoded by the exons ATGATCCCCCCGCAGGAGGCCTCCGCCCGGCGGCGGGAGATCGAGGACAAGTTGAAGCAG GAAGAGGAGACGCTGTCCTTCATCAGAGACAGCCTGGAGAAAAGCGACCAGCTCACCAAGAATATG GTGTCGATTCTGTCATCCTTTGAGAGCCGCCTCATGAAGCTGGAGAACTCGATCATCCCTGTGCACAAGCAGACGGAGAATCTGCAGCGACTTCAGGAGAATGTGGAAAAGACCCTGTCCTGCCTGGACCATGTCATCAGTTACTACCACGTGGCCAGTGATACTGAGAGGATCATCAGGGAGGG CCCCACAGGTAGGCTGGAGGAATACCTGGGAAGCATGGCCAAGATTCAGAAGGCTGTGGAATATTTCCAGGACAATAACCCAGACAGCCCAGAGCTCAACAAAGTG AAGCTGCTGTTTGAGCGGGGGAAGGAGTCGCTGGAGTCTGAGTTCCGCAGCCTGATGACGCGGCACAGTAAGGTCGTCTCTCCTGTGCTCATCCTGGATCTCATCAGTGGCGAGGACGAGCTAGAGGTCCAGGAGGAGGTGCCCCTGGAGCACCTGCCCGAGGGCGTGCTTCAAGACGTGATCCGCATCTCCCGCTGGCTGGTGGAATATGGCCGCAACCAAG ATTTCATGAACGTCTACTACCAGATTCGCTCCAGCCAGCTGGACCGCTCCATCAAGGGCCTGAAGGAACACTTCCGGAAGAGCAGTTCTTCCTCTGGGGTCCCCTACTCCCCTGCTATCCCCAACAAGAGGAAGGACACACCCACGAAGAAGCCCATCAAGCGGCCAG GGACGATCCGTAAGGCTCAGAACCTTCTGAAACAGTATTCCCAGCATGGTCTAGATGGGAAAAAGGGGGGCTCTAACCTCATTCCTCTGGAAG GTCACGAGCATGATTTCCGAGTTAAGCACCTGTCCGAGGCCCTGAACGACAAGCACGGGCCACTGGCCG GGAGAGACGACATCCTGGACGTGGAGACTGATGCCTACATCCACTGCGTCAGCGCCTTTGTGCGGCTGGCCCAGAGCGAGTATCAGCTGCTGACCGACATCATCCCCGAGCACCACCAGAAGAAGACCTTCGACTCCCTGATCCAG gacGCGCTGGACGGGCTGATGCTTGAAGGGGAGAACATCGTGTCAGCTGCCCGGAAGGCCATCATCCGGCATGACTACTCTGCCGTACTCACCGTCTTCCCCATCCTGCGGCACCTCAAACAGACCAAGCCTGAGTTTGACCAGGTGCTCCAG GGCACAGCCGCCAGCACCAAGAACAAGCTGCCCAGCCTCATCACCTCCATGGAGACCACTGGTGCCAAAGCCCTGGAGGACTTTGCGGATAACATCAAG AATGACCCAGACAAGGAGTACAACATGCCCAAGGACGGCACTGTGCACGAGCTCACGAGCAAT GCTATCCTCTTTCTGCAGCAGCTTCTGGACTTCCAGGAGACAGCGGGTGCCATGCTGGCCTCCCAAG AGACCAGTTCTTCAGCCACCAGCTACAGCTCCGAGTTCAGCAAGCGGCTCCTGAGTACCTACATTT GTAAAGTCCTGGGCAACCTGCAGTTGAACTTACTGAGCAAGTCCAAGGTGTATGAGGACCCGGCTCTGAGTGCCATCTTCCTGCACAACAACTACCACTACATTCTCAAGTCTCTGGAGAA gtcTGAGCTGATCCAGCTGGTGGCCGTGACCCAGAAAACTGCAGAGCGCTCCTATCGGGAGCACATCGAGCAGCAGATCCAGACCTACCAGCGCAG CTGGTTAAAGGTGACCGACTACATCACTGAGAAGAACCTGCCTGTGTTCCAGCCTGGAGTCAAG CTCCGGGACAAGGAGCGGCAGGTGATCAAAGAGCGCTTTAAG GGCTTCAATGACGGCCTTGAGGAACTCTGCAAGATCCAGAAGGCCTGGGCGATTCCAGACACAgagcagagagacaagattcGCCAGGCTCAGAAAAACATTGTCAAGGAGACCTACGGGGCCTTTCTGCACAG GTATGGCAGCGTGCCCTTCACCAAGAACCCCGAGAAGTACATTAAGTACCGCGTGGAGCAAGTGGGTGACATGATCGATCGCCTTTTTGACACCTCCGCCTGA